GCGTTCCTGCGCCCGCGCTATCACCTGGGTCATCTGCATCGCGTAGTCGATCGCATATCCCGACACCGATGCGGTCAGGGGGCAGAAGGCCCCCGGCATCATCTCGCCGATGTTGCATCGCGTGTAGACGTGCCTCGGGCCGGCCACCGGGGTGTCCATCTCGTTGAGGTCTCCGGGCAGCGTGGTGATCGGCCGGGCCTGAAGCCACCACAGCCGCCCGGCTTCGTCGATCGCCCATTCCAGATCCATTGGCCTGCCCCAGTGTTCAGAGGCGCGCAACGCGCCGGCGCGAATCTGGGTGACATCGACGTCAGACAGGACGGGGACGTCACCGACCTCGCGCACCGCCTGGGTGCCGTCTGGCGTCAGCACGAGATGGTCGGAGATGGCAGATCCGTCGACGAGCGCTTCGCCCAGCCCGGCGATGGCATCGATCACCATGAGATCCCGGCGGCCGGTGGCCGGGTCTGCCGTGAAGACCACCCCGGCAGCGCGCGCATCGACCATCTGTTGGACGACCACGTGCATGGTGGCCGCCCCTGTGCCGGCATCCTGGCCGGCGTAGGAGGAGGCTCGTTCGGACCCGACGGAGTCGACGCACCGGCGGACCGCCACGGCGAAGCCATCAGTGGAATCGACACCGAGCACGGTGTCGTATTGTCCGGCGAACGACTGCTCCGCTCCGTCTTCTCCGGTGGCCGAGGACCTGACGGCTACCGGCCCCTGAATCTGGGTGAAGCGGTCTGTCACCGCGTCCGGAAGGGGGCGCCGGGTGGCCTGCGCGATGACGAAACCCGTTGGAACGGAGAGTCCGAGGCGCGTCAGTTCGGCCAACCCCAGAGCCTTTCCGCCGAACCGGTCGTCGACGATCTCGGCGAACTCGATCGTTGTGGTGTCCATTCGTCATCCCAATGCGTCGATGATCTCGGCCAGCGCTTCCACAGCGATAGGCCCGGGTTGATAGAGACAGATTCGATCCGAAACGGCGCCCACGCGGTCTCGGATGTGGGCGGCTACCTCGGCAGGAGTGCCGCAGGCGGCGATCGTGTGCAGTACCTCGTCATCGATCAGCGTGGCCATCTCCCGCCATCGCCCCTGCTTGGACATGGCGTTCAGTTCCGGTTGCAGGTCGCCCCACCCGTGGGCATCCAGCACCGGCCGGTAGGCGGGCGTGGAGCCGTAGAACGCGAGGAGCATCCGCGTCGAGGTGTGATCCTCACCAACCGACACGATGATCTCGGGTACCACCGCGAACTCGTCGGCGTCTCGTCCGGCGGCCGCCAATCCCTCGAGAACGGCCGGCATGGTCTTCTCGTGCAGGAACCGCTTCGTCCCGAACGGCATCACCAGCAGGCCGTCGGCCACTTCGGCTGTCGCCCGGGTCATTCGCGGGCCCAGCGCGCCGAGATAGATCGGCGGTGGCCCGAACGGGTTCGGCCCGGGATTGAACGTCGGTGTCATCAGTGTGTGCCGGAAGAATTCACCGCGGAAGTCGAGTCGTTCGCCGTCGTTCCAGGCGGCGAAGATCGCCCGTAGCGCGCCGACCATCTCCTGGATTCGCGCAACGGGACGGTCGAATTCGGCGCCGTAGCGCTTCTCGATCTGCGCGCGCACCTGGGTGCCGAGGCCGAGGATGAAACGTCCCTCGGAGATCTCCTGGAGGTCGTTTGCCTGGTGGGCCAGATGTATCGGGTTGCGGGGCAACGCAATGGCCACGTTGGTCATCACGTCCAGGCCCTTGACCGTCGACGCTAGGACCAGGGGGGTGAAGACCTCCCGCGGACCCTCGAAGGTGAACACCCCCGAGGCTCCGGCTTCACGCAGAAGCGCCGCGCGTTCGACCGCATCCGTCGGGCCGAACAAGGCTGTCATGACCTTCACGGCGTCGCCTCTGCCAGGACGTCGGTCCAGTCGGTGAACCCCGACGGGTGGTGCGGGCCGATGACGGCATGCTCAAACAGTCCCGCGCCCTCCTGCGTGCTGCCGTCGGACTCGGTGCAGACGGCCCGACCGACATGGTCGATCAAACTGAAGGGGGCTCGCGCGAGGACCTCGGGGTCTGTCATGTCGTAGGAGACGCGTTCCACGAATGGCCCGCCCTTCCAGGTGCCATGCGCCCAGGAGGAGTCCCCGCCGTAACCGGAGCCAAAGGCGATGGGCGCGAAGAGCTTCGACTCGACGTCGAGCTGCAGTCGGCTTCCAGAGCGCGTGAGCATCTCGATGTGCGCACCGTGGGGGATCCGGGTGCCGGGCGTGTAATGAATCGTTGCGCGCACGCCGTCGAGCTGTTCGACCCTGCCGTCTGGCCAACGTCGGGTGCAGTCGTAGAGGCTGCGATGGCCATCCGGGTCCTCCTGGATGATCAGGAAGATCTGGTAGTCGTCGAATGCCAGCGGTAGATACAGCCACCACATTCCGCCGAAAGCGGTGTCCGGTCGACCGACGGGCTCCGGCTCCCCGATGGGCCGAATGCCCCAGGACCTGTCGCGGCTGGCCACCGAGGTGGTCGGGTCGACGTTCAGGCGGTCGCCGTCGATGTCGATCCAGCCCTCCCACGTGCCGAGCTGGGCAAAACGGCATGCCTGCAACGTCACTCGTCGCTCGGAGTGCATCTGATGCGGATGTTCCAGGGCGGCCGGGAACAAGCCGCGCCACCGGAGATCGACCGCGATGCCCTCGGTTTCGGAGACGGTGAGATGCAGTTCCTGCAAGGGCTCGACGACGTCGAGCCGGTACCCGTTGACGTGCTGCTGGAGACGGTCGCCGTCGATCGCGTCACTGAACCGGACGGCCGTCTGAGTGTCTCCACGCCGGATGACGACGTAGGCGTCCTTGACCCCGAGCCGGGGGTAGTAACCGATTCCGGTCAGCGCCATGAAACGGCCCTCGCGGTCGAGGACATTGAAGTACGAACGGTCGTAGAAATTGCGGTCCGAGGTGGCGGGGGCGCTGATGGGCACGGGCGCCTGGTGGATCGGGTACTCGTCGAGCGGGCTCAGGAACACGACTCTCCAATAACGATACGATGCGGGTTATATTGGAATCATGAGAACAGATCGACCCGAAGATGACAAGGGATCGACCCGGTCGTCTGCGGGACGGCCGCGCGACAGCAAGATCGATGCCGCGATCATCGACGCGACCCGGGATCTATTGCTCGAGACGGGCTATCCCGCGCTGTCGCTGTCTGCGATCGCGGCTCGCGCCGGAACCACGACCGCCGCCATCTACCGGCGCTGGTCGGGCAAGGCGCAACTCGTGCACGAAGCGATACTGCCGGCCGAAGTCATGGCCATGCCGAGTGCTTCTGGAGACGTGGAGGGCGACATCCGGGCGCTGGTCGAGGCGACGCGCACCATGTTCGACCGCCCGGAGGTCCGGGTCGCGCTACCGGCGTTGATCGCCGATACCGTCGCCGATCCGGATGTACACAGCAGAATGACCTCTCGCTTCGCCGAAAGTCTCGCTACCTTCCGGACCAGAATCGACCAGCAGCCCGACCTATCCGGCGACCCGCCCTCTAGCGAAGGCGACCTGCCCCTGCTTGCCGAAGTCGTTGTCGGCAGCGCGATCTTCCGCATCATCGTGCGACACGACGCCCCCCTGGACGCAGCGTGGGTGGACGACCTGACCACGCTGATCAGCTCCGGCTGGAAGTCGATGTCGCGTGGTTCGGCGTCCCGGTAGAAGTCGCCCCTCGACGTCCGGGGCAGTCGATCACTCGGCCCTCGAGCGCGGCCGGGAGTTCACCCCCGCAGATGCTGCGCTCGACCAACCCGCCAACGCCAGTTCCGCGACGGCATGCAGATCTGCCCGGCTTGCGCCGCTGCGGGCTTGAATGGCGATCCCCTGGCACACGGCGGCGATCCAGCGGGCCAGCAGCAGAGTGTCGACGCCAGACAATTCGCCGTCGGCGACCGCGTCGTCGAAGCGTTCGGCGAGTCGGTGCACCGCCGCATTGCGGAACTCGGCTAGTCCCGGCGCCTCACCGACGGTGAGGCAGCCGTTGACCTCGCCGCTGACCGTGTCGGCCGCACCATGCACCATCGCCTCGGCGACCTCGCGGGCCGTCGGCCGGGTCAGTGCATCGGTCGTGTACGCGCTGGGGCCGGCGAGGTAGCGCCGCAAGGCGCGGTCAAACAGATTCTCCTTCGACCCGAACTCGACGTAGATACTGCGACGGTTGACCCCGGTCGCGGACGTCACGTCCGAGATCGAGACCCCGTCGAAGCCGCGGTCCCAGAACAATTTCATCGCCACGTCCTCGACGTGCTCGGGGTCGAACTCGCGTGGTCTACCGACTGTCATCGCCGACCCGCCTCTCATGTGATGCCGGTCACACCGGGAATGCCGCCGCCGCCCGAGCGCTTGACCTCAGCGTACTAAGCAACACAACGGTTCGTAATTATGAGGAGGCCATCGCGATGAGCACAGCACCCCTGACCGGACGGCGGGCACTGGTCACCGGAGGCTCACGCGGAATCGGCGCGGAGATCGTCCGGCGACTGACCGCGGACGGCGCCGCGGTGGCGTTCACCTATTCGGCCTCGGGAACCAATGCCGAGAAGCTGGTCGCCGAGGTGACCGCCAACGGCGCCAAAGTCGTGGCCATCCAGGCCGACGCCGCTGATCCGTCCCAGAATGCGAGCGCGGTCGATCGGGCCGTCGCCGAACTCGGCGGCTTGGACGTGGTGGTGAACAACGCCGCTGTCGCCCACTTCGATGTGATCGGCGACTACCCGCCCGAGCAGTTCGACCGCATGGTGGCCATCAACATCGGTGGCATGTTCTGGACGACCCGCAGCGCGATCAAGCACCTCAGTGAGGGTGCGCGGATCATCAACATCGGCAGCAGCAACGCCGACCGGGTACCCGGGCCCGGGGTGTCGGTGTACGCGATGACCAAGGGTGCGGTGTCCTCGTTCACCCGTGGACTGGCCCGCGAACTCGGCCCGAGCGGCATCACTGTCAACAACGTGCAGCCGGGGCCTGTCGATACCAACATGAATCCTGACAAAGGCGACTTCGCCGAGAGCCTCAAGCAGATCACCGCGCTAGGTCGCTACGGGCACACCGGCGACGTCGCCGCCCTCGTGAGCTTCTTGGCCGGCCCGGAGTCCGGCTACATCACCGGCGCACACCTCAACGTCGACGGCGGCTTCACCGTTTGAGGACCACCGGCGGTTCGCGTCGACACAAATCTTTCGACTGAAGGATCCTTTCCTGGTGAGCATTCCTCCACCAAGTACCGATGTCCGGCGCGATGACGTGCTGGAAGCCCGACGGCGAATCGAGGGCTATGTGCGTCACACGCCGCTACTCAGGGCGGAGGCCGCCGGCATTCGCTTGTTGCTCAAGTGTGAGTTCATGCAACACGCGGGGGTGTTCAAGACGCGTGGCGCATTCAACCGTCAACTCGCCGCCCGGGAGCGCGGTGAACTCGATCCGGAGACGGGCATCGTGGTCGCCTCGGGAGGGAACGCCGGATTGGCACATGCTTATGTGGCCCAACGACTGGGCGTCAAGGCGACGGTCTTCGTTCCGGTGACTGCGCCGCAGGTGAAAGTCGACCGCTTGACTGAATACGGCGCTGAAGTACGGCAGATCGGTTCGGAATACGCCGAGGCGTACGACGCTGCCCGCGACTACGAGGCAACGTCCGGCGCCCTGTTCTGCCACGCCTACGACCAGGTAGAGATCTGCGCCGGAGCGGGGACCATTGCCGAGGAGATCTTCGAGGCCGCTCCCGACGTGACGACCATCGTGGTCGCCGTCGGCGGAGGCGGCCTGTTCAGCGGGTTGTCCGCTGCAGCTGACGGGCGAGCAGAACTTGTTGCCGTTGAGCCGCAGGCCATCCCGACGATGCACGCCGCTCTGGCGGCGGGTGCACCGGTGGACGTCGAGGTGTCGGGGGTCGCCGCGGACTCCCTCGGCGCACGACGAGTTGGCGATATCGCTTTCACACGAGCCGCTTCCGCTCCCCCACGGTCGGTGCTGGTGTCGGATGAGGCAATCGTTGATGCGCGAAACGAACTGTGGCAGTCGTTCAGGATCCCGGCCGAGTACGGCGCAGCGGCGGCTTATGCCGCCCTCACCTCCGGGGCTTACCAACCCGCCCAGGACGGGTGCGTAGCCGTGATCATCTGCGGCGCGAACACCGACCTCAGCACGATCGCCAACCCGGCGTTGAACCCCGCGCCTCGGAACTCAGGTAAACCGCCGAGATACGACACTGCGGCCCGCGGGGAACACCGCGAGGACGGCGGCAGTAGTAGTAGTAGAGGTGGTCGGAATGGTTCGTGGTGAGAGGTGGCCGCGAGGGCTGCTGACGGCTGTCGCGGTGGGCATCCTGGGCGTCGCGCTGGCCGCCTGTGGGACCGTGGCGCCCATCTCGTCCCCACCGCCACCGGAAACCACGGAAGAAACCGAGATGCCTGCCCATACCGCTTCCGACCCACTCGTTCTCGACCGTCTTCGCGAGGCGATCAATTCTGGTGACCCAACGCGGGTGGCGGACTGCTTCACCGCCGACTTCCGGGCCGAATTGCCCCATCATCCCGAGCGGAGCTTCATCGGTGCCGAGCGAGTCCATGCCAATTGGACGGCGATATTCACCACCGCGCCGCATCTGACCGCCGAAATACTGCGCACCGCCGTGAACGGGGCTGAGATCTGGTCGGAATGGCAGATCACCGGCGTCAACACGGCCGGTACTCCGGTAACGTTCGCGGGCCCCGTGATCGTCACAACCCGTAACGGCCAAATCAGCTGGGCCCGATTCTATCTCGACCCCGTCGGGTAATAGCAGGCTGAGCGCCTGCTGCGGCGCTCGGCCAATGGCGGGCGCACATCACGTCTCTCACAGGAAGGACTGTTACATGAGTCAAGTCGTGACGTCGGACAGTTCTGTGCCGCATGGTTCTTGGGCCATGGTCACCGGTTCCACAAGCGGAATCGGACGGGAGACCGCCCTGCGGTTGTCCGACGATGGCTACTCGATCGTGGTCTGTGGCCGAGATAGGGACCGGGCCGCTGAGACTCGGAAGCTGATCGAGTCGGCCGGCGGGCGCGCGGTGGACCTCGTTGCCGACCTCAACGACCCTGCGGCGGCACACGATTTGGTTGCCGAGACGCGCAAGGCGATCAACGGCGGCACCTTGGACGTGCTGGTCAACAACGCCGGCGGCGGCGGGTTCGCGCGAACCGAGGACACGACCGATGAAATGTTCGACACGGTGTTCAACCTCAACGTCAAAGCGCCGTACGTCCTGACCGGAGCATTCGCGCCCGCCATGGCCGAGCGCGGACGAGGAGCCATCGTCAACGTCGGCAGTCTCAGCACCACCATGGCCGCCGCCGGGACGAGTGCCTTCCAGGCTGCGAAGGCGGCCCTCAGCATGTTGACGAAGTCGTGGACCGCGGAATATGGGCCCCGGGGTGTGCGGGTCAACTCGGTCGATCCTGGCTACATCCTCACTCCGATCAACGAGCACATGCGCGACATGTACCAGGGATACCTCGCGAGCGTGCCTGCGGGCCGCGGGGGCCGCCCCGAGGAGGTGGCCGAGGCCATCCGATTCCTCGTCTCGCCAGGTGCTTCCTACATCCAGGGCGCCGTCCTCACCGTTGACGGCGGCAAGAACGCTGTCGTTGCAATGTGAGCCGCCGCCGTTCCGTATGGGCCAGGGGTCTTTCCCCCTGCCGGCGCCGCACCACTGCCCGCTGACGATCTGGCGCGTGACCTGACCGTCGTTGATGACTAGCACGCCGCCGGGGGCTGGCTCGCCTTGGCTGGCGACACCTACAGCATGTGGCTAGACGACGATCGTCTGCTTTCGTCGCTGCCCCAGCAATCTGGAGACCGACGCGGCGAACACCAGGCCGATGGTCACCCACATGACCAACTGGGTGCCCAGTGAGAACAGCCGGAACTCGTAGAGATCGTCGGCCGGGAAGCCGCCGAAGACAATGGAGCCGTCAGCGCCGAGGATCGGACCGGGAGTCTCGTCGATCGAGGGCAGGACGAGCATGACCACTGCCATCGCGGCGACATAGCTCGCCCCGGCTGCCAGAGCCGCGTTCCAGGTGCCCAGCTTCGACGAGAGCCGACGTCCGACCTGTGTAGCCGCGGTCAGTGCCACCACTGACAGCGCGACCATCAACAGGTACAACAACGTGCGCTGTTGAAGGGTGCCGTCCAGGCTGACCGCCGGTGGGTTGGGCGGATACTTCAGCGCCGGAACAACCCACAGCGACAACAACAACGCCCCCGCCAACGACACCGACAGTGTGCGCGCCGAGATGTCGCCGACCCTGCCGTAGGCCATGCAGAAGACAACGGCCAGCAGTGCGCCCATCGCGACGGAGAACCCCAGCACCCCGAAGCCCATCCCGACATTGGCCTGCGCGGCGCGGGTGAACAGTTCCACACCCTCCCCATGGGAATGACCGCCATGCGCCGACTCGTGCGCCGCGCTGACTCCTTCCTCGTATGCGATCGCTCGTTCGATGACCGGCTCGAGGCGGAATCGTGCAAATACGAACGCTGGTACCGCGCCGGCGACGCCGGCCAACAGACCGCGTCCGATGATGTGCTTCTCCATGTTCAACTGATTCGTCGGTGGCTCAGTGGCACGGAAAGCCGAGCAGATGGCGTGCGTCGTGGACGAATTCGTGCACGTAGGTGTTGCTGCCGAACACCGACGTGGCTCCCTGGTCCATGCCGACGAAGTAGAGCGCCAGCAGCGCGAAGAATACGGTGAGTGACAACCAGGCCACCGCCTTGACCGCGCTGAGGTCCAGTGCGGTGGCGCCGCGTGCCTTCGTGTTTTCCATGGTGTTTACCTTTCCGAGGTGTGATACGGGGAAGCCGTTGCAGTGCTGAAGAATCCGATCATGCTGGAGCGTTACCGGCCATTTCCGAAGGTGACGAGGCCGTCCGGCTCAGTGCGCCGGCCAGCTGTTCGGCGACTGTCTAGGAACGTTATTGGGCGCGACGGATCCGGGCCGGTAGTCATCACCGGCCGGGACCCACCGTGGGTGTGTCAGGTGATTGGCGCTCAGGCCGACGCGGCGGAACGTCCGCCGTACACCGCGATGGGCTTGATCCGGTCTCGGATCTCCGCCAGCGGGGTCATCGGATGATCATGGTCGTGATCATGTGCCGGTGTGGGGCAGTTGGGTTGCACCCGAATGTGGTTGGTCAATTCGATGGGCTGGCCGTGCGGGGTGCCCAGATAAGCCAGACGCCACTGTTCATGCCGTTCGTCGACCATGTCCCCGGACAGCCCCACATGGCGGTCGATCATCCGGCTGACTGTGGTCAGCCACTGCCGGTAGTAGGACTCGGTGACTGTCTCGTCGTTGCGCCGCGGCGCACCGTTGATCTCGGCGGAGAACTCGTCGACCCATTCGGTCCAGGTGAACAGCTGCTGGCGGGTCAAGGCCACCACGATCGCGAACGCCTCGACCTGCCAGGGCTCTTCGAAGGCGACCTCAGGGTCCTCGTCGATCGCCAGAAGCGCGTTCACGACGCCTGCGCCGGGTCGAGGTAGCTGTCCCACAGGTCGATGTAGATCCACGAGTTGGGGGTGCCGCGGTCACCGAACAGTTCGCTGCTGCTGAACTTGATGGAGTAAAGGTGTTCCGGGTTTTCGCCGAGGCCATGCGCCATGGTGTCGGGATAGATGAAGAACCCTTGATGGCGGTCGACGATGCCGACGTGCCCCTTGGCGTAGCCGGGCAGGCGGGTGTGCCCGATCGGATTGTGGTTGCGGACCACCACCGTGTCACCCGCGGAGAAGCGGGGTGCGACGGTGACGGGCCGGGTGAAGTCGCCGGGGGTTCGAATTGCACCGAACACCTCGGTAGGCGCTAGTTTTTGCATGTCAGGCGATTTCCTTTGCTTCGATCTCGGCGATCCGCTCAGCCAGCTCTTCTTCGGTGAACAACCCGTTGGCGAAGCCGAGGTTCTCCGCAGCTCGTAGCCAGTGCACGTAGTAGGGGGTGCCGAGGTACTCGGCGGGGTCCATGATCTCGATGGAGTGCCGGAACTCATCCAGCGGGCACAGCCCGGAGGCGAAGTACATTCCGATGACCGAGAAGATGTCCTTCTCCCAGTCGCCGTGGAACACGACTTCCTCGTCCTCGGTCTTGACGGTGCCCATGCCGTCTTTGCCGCCGACGTCGTGAATTCCGTTCATGCCGCGACTCCTTCGGGGGTCGAGGCCAGTTTGGTGCCGATCATCGCGTCTCGGCTCACCAGCTCGGCGAGTTGTTCGATGGTGAATTCCTCTGTCCCGGAGGGTCGTTGTGGGATGACGATGTAGCGAATCTCGGCGGTGCTATCCCACACCCGGATCTCGATGTTGTCTGGCAGTGTCGTTCCGAACTCGCCCAGCACCACCCGTGGCTCGAAGACCACCCGGGACCGGTATTGAGGCGCTTTGTACCAAGCCGGCGGCAGTCCCAGCACGGCCCAGGGATAACACGAGCACAGCGTGCACACCACCACGTTGTGCACTTCGTCGGTGTTCTCGACGAAGATGACGTGCGCTCCCTC
Above is a window of Mycolicibacterium baixiangningiae DNA encoding:
- a CDS encoding TIGR03617 family F420-dependent LLM class oxidoreductase; translated protein: MKVMTALFGPTDAVERAALLREAGASGVFTFEGPREVFTPLVLASTVKGLDVMTNVAIALPRNPIHLAHQANDLQEISEGRFILGLGTQVRAQIEKRYGAEFDRPVARIQEMVGALRAIFAAWNDGERLDFRGEFFRHTLMTPTFNPGPNPFGPPPIYLGALGPRMTRATAEVADGLLVMPFGTKRFLHEKTMPAVLEGLAAAGRDADEFAVVPEIIVSVGEDHTSTRMLLAFYGSTPAYRPVLDAHGWGDLQPELNAMSKQGRWREMATLIDDEVLHTIAACGTPAEVAAHIRDRVGAVSDRICLYQPGPIAVEALAEIIDALG
- a CDS encoding TetR-like C-terminal domain-containing protein, with product MRTDRPEDDKGSTRSSAGRPRDSKIDAAIIDATRDLLLETGYPALSLSAIAARAGTTTAAIYRRWSGKAQLVHEAILPAEVMAMPSASGDVEGDIRALVEATRTMFDRPEVRVALPALIADTVADPDVHSRMTSRFAESLATFRTRIDQQPDLSGDPPSSEGDLPLLAEVVVGSAIFRIIVRHDAPLDAAWVDDLTTLISSGWKSMSRGSASR
- a CDS encoding TetR/AcrR family transcriptional regulator, translating into MTVGRPREFDPEHVEDVAMKLFWDRGFDGVSISDVTSATGVNRRSIYVEFGSKENLFDRALRRYLAGPSAYTTDALTRPTAREVAEAMVHGAADTVSGEVNGCLTVGEAPGLAEFRNAAVHRLAERFDDAVADGELSGVDTLLLARWIAAVCQGIAIQARSGASRADLHAVAELALAGWSSAASAGVNSRPRSRAE
- a CDS encoding SDR family NAD(P)-dependent oxidoreductase; protein product: MSTAPLTGRRALVTGGSRGIGAEIVRRLTADGAAVAFTYSASGTNAEKLVAEVTANGAKVVAIQADAADPSQNASAVDRAVAELGGLDVVVNNAAVAHFDVIGDYPPEQFDRMVAINIGGMFWTTRSAIKHLSEGARIINIGSSNADRVPGPGVSVYAMTKGAVSSFTRGLARELGPSGITVNNVQPGPVDTNMNPDKGDFAESLKQITALGRYGHTGDVAALVSFLAGPESGYITGAHLNVDGGFTV
- a CDS encoding threonine/serine dehydratase, whose protein sequence is MSIPPPSTDVRRDDVLEARRRIEGYVRHTPLLRAEAAGIRLLLKCEFMQHAGVFKTRGAFNRQLAARERGELDPETGIVVASGGNAGLAHAYVAQRLGVKATVFVPVTAPQVKVDRLTEYGAEVRQIGSEYAEAYDAARDYEATSGALFCHAYDQVEICAGAGTIAEEIFEAAPDVTTIVVAVGGGGLFSGLSAAADGRAELVAVEPQAIPTMHAALAAGAPVDVEVSGVAADSLGARRVGDIAFTRAASAPPRSVLVSDEAIVDARNELWQSFRIPAEYGAAAAYAALTSGAYQPAQDGCVAVIICGANTDLSTIANPALNPAPRNSGKPPRYDTAARGEHREDGGSSSSRGGRNGSW
- a CDS encoding nuclear transport factor 2 family protein, encoding MGILGVALAACGTVAPISSPPPPETTEETEMPAHTASDPLVLDRLREAINSGDPTRVADCFTADFRAELPHHPERSFIGAERVHANWTAIFTTAPHLTAEILRTAVNGAEIWSEWQITGVNTAGTPVTFAGPVIVTTRNGQISWARFYLDPVG
- a CDS encoding SDR family NAD(P)-dependent oxidoreductase, whose product is MSQVVTSDSSVPHGSWAMVTGSTSGIGRETALRLSDDGYSIVVCGRDRDRAAETRKLIESAGGRAVDLVADLNDPAAAHDLVAETRKAINGGTLDVLVNNAGGGGFARTEDTTDEMFDTVFNLNVKAPYVLTGAFAPAMAERGRGAIVNVGSLSTTMAAAGTSAFQAAKAALSMLTKSWTAEYGPRGVRVNSVDPGYILTPINEHMRDMYQGYLASVPAGRGGRPEEVAEAIRFLVSPGASYIQGAVLTVDGGKNAVVAM
- a CDS encoding CbtA family protein, which produces MEKHIIGRGLLAGVAGAVPAFVFARFRLEPVIERAIAYEEGVSAAHESAHGGHSHGEGVELFTRAAQANVGMGFGVLGFSVAMGALLAVVFCMAYGRVGDISARTLSVSLAGALLLSLWVVPALKYPPNPPAVSLDGTLQQRTLLYLLMVALSVVALTAATQVGRRLSSKLGTWNAALAAGASYVAAMAVVMLVLPSIDETPGPILGADGSIVFGGFPADDLYEFRLFSLGTQLVMWVTIGLVFAASVSRLLGQRRKQTIVV
- a CDS encoding CbtB domain-containing protein: MENTKARGATALDLSAVKAVAWLSLTVFFALLALYFVGMDQGATSVFGSNTYVHEFVHDARHLLGFPCH
- a CDS encoding nitrile hydratase accessory protein yields the protein MNALLAIDEDPEVAFEEPWQVEAFAIVVALTRQQLFTWTEWVDEFSAEINGAPRRNDETVTESYYRQWLTTVSRMIDRHVGLSGDMVDERHEQWRLAYLGTPHGQPIELTNHIRVQPNCPTPAHDHDHDHPMTPLAEIRDRIKPIAVYGGRSAASA
- a CDS encoding SH3-like domain-containing protein; amino-acid sequence: MQKLAPTEVFGAIRTPGDFTRPVTVAPRFSAGDTVVVRNHNPIGHTRLPGYAKGHVGIVDRHQGFFIYPDTMAHGLGENPEHLYSIKFSSSELFGDRGTPNSWIYIDLWDSYLDPAQAS
- a CDS encoding SH3-like domain-containing protein, with product MNGIHDVGGKDGMGTVKTEDEEVVFHGDWEKDIFSVIGMYFASGLCPLDEFRHSIEIMDPAEYLGTPYYVHWLRAAENLGFANGLFTEEELAERIAEIEAKEIA
- the nthA gene encoding nitrile hydratase subunit alpha translates to MEEITRSDGYTAPPPYAQLRIKAVQSLLVEKGIIDPDSFNEVVDIYENRIGPKDGAAVIARAWVEPEFKAKLLSDGTSTLAELGMTGFEGAHVIFVENTDEVHNVVVCTLCSCYPWAVLGLPPAWYKAPQYRSRVVFEPRVVLGEFGTTLPDNIEIRVWDSTAEIRYIVIPQRPSGTEEFTIEQLAELVSRDAMIGTKLASTPEGVAA